The Impatiens glandulifera chromosome 8, dImpGla2.1, whole genome shotgun sequence genome includes a window with the following:
- the LOC124911449 gene encoding bifunctional protein FolD 2 — MASESEQKSATIIDGKAIAQTIRNEIASEVSILSQKYGKVPGLAVVIVGNRKDSQSYVSMKRKACAEVGIKSFDVDLPEQVSESELIARVHELNAQQDIHGILVQLPLPKHINEEKILGEISIEKDVDGFHPLNIGKLAMKGRNPLFLPCTPKGCIELLRRSGITMKGKKAVVVGRSNIVGLPVSLLLLKEDATVTMVHSHTIDPENIIRESDIVIAAAGQAAMIKGSWIKPGAAVIDVGTNAVDDPTRKTGYRLVGDVDFKEASKVAGFITPVPGGVGPMTVAMLLKNTLDGAKKTFEQ; from the exons ATGGCGTCGGAATCGGAGCAGAAATCCGCCACAATCATCGACGGAAAAGCTATAGCTCAGACCATAAGAAATGAAATCGCATCGGAAGTCTCCATCCTCTCTCAGAAATACGGCAAA GTTCCAGGACTAGCTGTAGTCATTGTAGGAAACAGGAAAGACTCGCAGAGTTATGTGAGTATGAAGAGGAAAGCTTGTGCTGAAGTCGGGATCAAATCCTTTGACGTGGATCTTCCCGAGCAAGTGTCTGAATCGGAGTTGATTGCTCGAGTCCACGAACTAAATGCACAACAAGATATACATG GTATACTAGTTCAGCTTCCATTGCCAAAACAtataaatgaagagaaaattCTTGGAGAAATCAGCATTGAAAAGGATGTAGATGGTTTTCATCCTCTCAACATTGGTAAACTTGCAATGAAAGGAAGAAATCCTCTTTTCCTTCCTTGCACCCCCAAG GGATGTATTGAACTTCTAAGAAGAAGTGGCATTACTATGAAAGGAAAGAAGGCAGTTGTAGTTGGTAGAAGCAATATTGTCGGTTTGCCAGTCTCATTACTACTTCTTAAAGAAGATGCTACAGTCACCATGGTTCACTCGCATACTATAGATCCTGAAAACATTATCCGTGAATCAGACATTGTTATTGCTGCAGCAGGTCAGGCAGCGATG ATAAAGGGAAGCTGGATAAAACCGGGGGCAGCAGTTATCGATGTTGGAACAAATGCAGTTGATGATCCAACAAGAAAAACTGGGTATAGGCTGGTGGGTGATGTAGACTTCAAAGAAGCAAGCAAAGTTGCAGGATTTATAACTCCAGTTCCAGGAGGAGTTGGACCAATGACAGTTGCAATGCTACTAAAGAATACTCTTGATGGAGCCAAGAAAACCTTCGAGCAGTAG